In Aythya fuligula isolate bAytFul2 chromosome 25, bAytFul2.pri, whole genome shotgun sequence, a single genomic region encodes these proteins:
- the MLN gene encoding promotilin, with amino-acid sequence MVSKKAMASLLLVYVVSMLAEQTEGFVPFFTQSDFRKMQEKERNREQKKSLTPLQQLDEEGLAEQTGADVTTIQLAVPVKAGMWLISRQLEKYQDVLEKLLAEVLQDTPDGEELRRRK; translated from the exons ATGGTTTCAAAGAAGGCGATGGCCAGTTTGCTGCTGGTGTACGTGGTGTCCATGTTGGCTGAACAGACTGAAGGCTTCGTGCCATTTTTCACCCAGAGCGACTTCCGAAAGATGCAG gaaaaggagaggaacagAGAGCAGAAGAAATCCCTGACCCcgctgcagcagctggatgaGGAAGGCCTCGCTGAGCAGACTGGCGCAGATGTCACAACAATCCAG CTAGCTGTTCCTGTTAAAGCCGGGATGTGGCTCATCTCGAGGCAGCTGGAAAAATACCAAGATGTCCTGGAGAAACTGCTCGCGGAGGTGTTACAGGACACCCCAGACG GTGAGGAgctgagaaggagaaaatga
- the LOC116498761 gene encoding green-sensitive opsin, giving the protein MNGTEGINFYVPMSNKTGVVRSPFEYPQYYLAEPWKYRLVCCYIFFLISTGLPINLLTLLVTFKHKKLRQPLNYILVNLAVADLFMACFGFTVTFYTAWNGYFVFGPVGCAVEGFFATLGGQVALWSLVVLAIERYIVVCKPMGNFRFSATHAMMGIAFTWIMAFSCAAPPLFGWSRYMPEGMQCSCGPDYYTHNPDYHNESYVLYMFIIHFIIPVVVIFFSYGRLICKVREAAAQQQESATTQKAEKEVTRMVILMVLGFMLAWTPYAVVAFWIFTNKGADFTATLMSVPAFFSKSSSLYNPIIYVLMNKQFRNCMITTICCGKNPFGDEDVSSAVSQSKTEVSSVSSSQVSPA; this is encoded by the exons ATGAATGGGACGGAAGGTATCAATTTTTACGTGCCTATGTCCAACAAGACAGGGGTGGTGCGAAGCCCCTTCGAGTACCCCCAGTATTACCTAGCCGAGCCCTGGAAATACCGCCTTGTGTGCTGCTACATCTTCTTCCTCATCTCCACCGGTCTGCCCATCAACCTCCTCACCCTCCTGGTCACCTTCAAACACAAGAAGCTCCGGCAGCCGCTCAACTACATCCTGGTCAACCTGGCGGTGGCTGACCTCTTCATGGCCTGTTTTGGCTTCACGGTCACCTTCTACACGGCCTGGAATGGATACTTCGTCTTTGGCCCCGTTGGCTGTGCCGTGGAGGGCTTCTTCGCCACGCTGGGAG GCCAGGTTGCCCTGTGGTCCCTGGTGGTCCTGGCCATCGAACGCTACATCGTCGTCTGCAAGCCCATGGGAAACTTCCGCTTCTCCGCGACCCACGCCATGATGGGCATCGCTTTCACCTGGATAATGGCCTTCTCCTGCGCCGCACCGCCCCTCTTCGGCTGGTCCAG ATACATGCCTGAGGGGATGCAGTGCTCCTGCGGCCCAGACTACTACACCCACAACCCCGACTACCACAACGAGTCCTACGTCCTCTACATGTTCATCATCCACTTCATCATCCCGGTCGTggtcattttcttctcctacGGGCGCCTCATTTGCAAAGTCCGAGAG GCAGCTGCGCAGCAGCAGGAGTCGGCCACCACGCAGAAGGCAGAGAAGGAGGTGACACGGATGGTGATCCTGATGGTGCTGGGCTTCATGCTGGCCTGGACGCCCTACGCCGTGGTGGCGTTCTGGATCTTCACCAACAAGGGAGCAGACTTCACCGCCACGctcatgtcagtgcctgccTTCTTCTCCAAGAGCTCTTCCCTCTACAACCCCATCATCTATGTCCTCATGAACAAGCAG TTCCGTAACTGCATGATCACCACAATCTGCTGCGGCAAGAACCCCTTTGGGGACGAAGATGTCTCCTCTGCTGTATCCCAGAGCAAGACCGAGGTCTCCTCCGTCTCCTCCAGCCAAGTTTCACCTGCATAG